In the genome of Pseudomonas protegens, one region contains:
- a CDS encoding cytochrome c, producing the protein MNNRRFATTAGWLTVPCLIVAGLLAWYVTHEPASALASPPTTLADIDPALVARGEYVARLSDCVACHSVPGGAPFAGGLEMATPLGAIHATNITPDTDTGIGRYSLADFDRAVRHGVAPGASRLYPAMPYPSYAKLSDDDVRALYAFFMKDVAPVRQANIPSAIPWPLNLRWPIALWNAVFVDAEPYVAKPTQDAVWNRGAYLVQGPGHCGSCHTPRGLAFNEKALDESAAPFLAGALLDGWYAPSLRADHNTGLGRWSEAQIVQFLKTGRNQHAVVYGSMTEAFNNSTQFMTDPDLMAIARYLKSLPGDPGRDGPPWQYQELRTATGPDAPGAHIYMTHCASCHGLDGKGQGEWMPPLAGATSALAKESASAINITLNAAQRVVAAGVPDAYRMPALREQLSDQQIAEVLTFVRSAWGNHGGAVEARAVSQLRQRTDPASSSPIILHMR; encoded by the coding sequence ATGAATAACCGCCGATTCGCAACAACCGCTGGCTGGCTGACCGTGCCGTGCCTGATCGTGGCCGGCCTGCTGGCCTGGTACGTCACGCACGAGCCCGCCTCGGCGCTTGCCAGCCCCCCGACCACCCTGGCCGACATCGACCCGGCGCTGGTCGCCCGCGGCGAATACGTCGCCCGGCTCAGCGATTGCGTGGCTTGCCACAGCGTACCGGGCGGCGCGCCGTTCGCCGGGGGCCTGGAAATGGCCACGCCGCTGGGCGCGATCCATGCGACCAATATCACGCCGGACACGGACACCGGCATCGGCCGCTACAGCCTGGCGGACTTCGACCGGGCCGTGCGCCACGGTGTGGCCCCCGGCGCCAGCCGCTTGTACCCGGCGATGCCCTACCCGTCCTACGCCAAGCTCAGTGATGACGACGTGCGGGCGCTGTACGCGTTCTTCATGAAAGACGTGGCGCCGGTCAGACAGGCGAACATCCCGAGCGCCATTCCCTGGCCCCTGAACCTGCGCTGGCCGATTGCACTGTGGAACGCTGTGTTCGTCGACGCCGAGCCCTACGTGGCCAAACCGACCCAGGATGCTGTGTGGAACCGCGGCGCTTACCTCGTTCAGGGCCCCGGGCACTGCGGCAGTTGTCATACGCCCCGCGGCCTGGCGTTCAACGAGAAGGCGCTGGATGAGTCGGCAGCGCCGTTCCTCGCGGGCGCCTTGCTCGATGGCTGGTATGCGCCAAGCCTGCGTGCCGACCACAACACCGGCCTGGGCCGCTGGAGCGAAGCGCAGATCGTGCAGTTCCTCAAGACCGGCCGCAACCAGCACGCGGTGGTCTACGGCTCGATGACCGAGGCGTTCAACAACTCCACCCAGTTCATGACCGACCCAGACCTGATGGCCATTGCCCGTTACCTCAAGTCGCTGCCTGGGGACCCCGGGCGAGACGGCCCGCCCTGGCAGTATCAAGAGCTGCGGACCGCGACCGGGCCCGACGCGCCTGGCGCCCACATCTACATGACGCATTGCGCCTCGTGCCACGGCCTGGACGGCAAGGGACAAGGCGAATGGATGCCGCCGCTGGCGGGGGCTACCTCTGCCCTGGCCAAGGAGAGCGCCTCGGCGATCAACATCACCCTGAACGCTGCGCAGCGTGTCGTGGCCGCGGGGGTGCCGGACGCCTATCGCATGCCGGCCTTGCGTGAACAGTTGTCCGATCAGCAGATCGCCGAGGTCCTGACCTTCGTGCGCAGCGCCTGGGGCAATCATGGCGGCGCCGTCGAAGCCCGGGCAGTGAGCCAGTTGCGGCAACGCACCGATCCGGCCAGCAGCAGCCCGATCATCCTGCATATGCGCTAG